The Plasmodium brasilianum strain Bolivian I chromosome 5, whole genome shotgun sequence region CCTGAACCCTAAACCCTAAACCCTGAACCCTGAACCCTAAACCCTAAACCCTAAACCTAAACCCTGAACCCTGAACCCTAAACCCTGAACCCTAAACCCTAAACCTGAAACCCTAAACCCTGAACCCTAAACCCTGAACCCTGAACCCTGAAACCCTGAACCCTAAACCTAAAACCCTAAACCCTGAAACCCTAAACCCTGAACCCTAAACCCTGAACCCTGAACCCTAAACCCTAAACCTTGAATACAAAACTAAAAgtactttaaaatttttttttaacataattatgcattataacatattttacataGAACATATGTTACAGAACACATATTAAGATTTTTctttagtaaaaatatatgtatatacatattaatgcGAAAATCTTTAAATACAAGCTTTAATTAATTACAAAACAAGACAACTCTAGTgccaaattaaaaataataacacatTTTCCTAATAATctgaacaaaatatatttttaaactaGAGAAAGCTATAAAATGGTAagctaaatatttttgtaaagaTATGAGTTATCTTAGTTCTATTATACAATGTAAATTatgctattatatatttatttaaaagcgtaaatatatatacagtttataaaaatccaattaaatacataaaaaaatatatattatttcaaaaataatcaATTAAGCATggataattcttttaaatacaaattagtgaatttttaaatattcaaattttaaaaaagaccAAGAACGTAATTTTTTACGCTtgtgtataaaaaataccaAATGCACAAATGTGAATTCATAACATTGTATCAATTATAGTTAAGTTTATTAAGAACATATCACTAAatacatcatatatattccttcatattaataattacaaaaCAGAAAAATGCATATTCCTTATTATTCATACATATCACTCATATacttaattcttttatatttttcattatttcttaaaatctTAGGAATAACTCTAATAATTATGATAgctaatataataataagtacactaaatgatattaaaaaaaaataatgttgtGCTCCACCTAGCTTAGATGCTATTCCCTTAACCCAATCGAAACCACTGAGAGCAGTTTTACCATTATATATGACCCACCCTTTTCCTTGTAACAAGGGTAATCCTATTCCTActagtaaaaaaagaaaaaatataacaactCCATACCCGtaatttctaaattttattttttttaatgcaaTATCTCGAATTCTCTTGTtcttttcaataaaattatcaaaatctttttttttaatccattttttttcaaaatggaaatgttttccatcaaacattccattattataatctacAACTTCTATGAAGTACTGTgccttatttaatatacttCTATCAGATTGTCCTTTTCTTCCTTTAGcccatttttcattatttgacatatcatttttttcgtattcCACAATATTTGGAATATCTTCTTTTAACCACACCATATTtgaattcttattttttttacattttgctAGTAATCGATAATTTCTTGTATCTAATTTTCTACCAAGTTTGTAGCACTGATTAATAGATTTGTTATACGTAttctaaaaagaaaatgtaaatatttgttatttaaataataaataaattaatgataaaaaatggtaccattaaaaataaaataacaaaagtaTGAATAAGGCAAAAGTCTCTAAATGACATTATTGTACCATATCCTTATTAACACAGTATATCCATGTTAAAAGTATAAACGcaacaattttaataagtaGGAgcgaattaattttttgtttcattatatcgttatttaatatattcaataaagcaaaaattaaaaataatataatattcttcaaataataaagtatactatgagtattttttaattttttattttttatcataaaaactttataaaatttgtataaCAATAACCTATTATTCAATagaaacaaagaaaaataaatataaaattataatatggaaattttcgcttaatttaatttttaaaaaactaatttataataaaataaaatactttgaattaattcataaatattaaaaacctacaaattaattatttactttaGTTTAgctattaaaattttttttttattgaaatcttaataaaattaaagatatatatataatttcataataattctgaatattgaatatataagGAATACAGAatgtatagaatatatataatgaatttctttttttattaagggAATAAAATCagaatttaattattatttgtgaaaaaaatataattctatgaacattatttcattctaaaaaatttttgttaaaaatattaattattataacattgtggaaatagaaataataaataaagatatcATTAATAGAACTCTAACTctgtattaattatatatcataattcATTTagtaattatgtattttcaCCATTTATagattttaatatattttaaaaacgaAATTTATAGAATGATATACAaactattaataaatatatatatgaaacataaataaaagctgattttttatttctttatcattatattaaataatgacgaaatgtaataaaatattatatatgacaTTATTTGTTATgggaaaattttaatttgacttcatgtttttttctttaatttttcttctttttaattaaatatatatatattgaagaaatatcttaaaaaaaaaagaagatttgTACATGacatattaacataaaaatattattaattcaataatatatttgtttaattttgtcaaaaatataaaaatttctgtattttcattaaaattttattttacactAGATTTCTAAgtaattttgataaaataaaattatatcagcaattatataagtataataataaattaataaataactatatattgttatttctTGCAGTAATATGGGAATacacaaaattattaatatcctacatacaatttttacttaaacTAAAATTACAGTAATCAATTCATACTACATGATATTTACCTGAAATAAAAAgctatatttattaagtatatataaacaaattattaatttgtttttatatttattatttttaaaaaattagccttataaaaataaaagaaatggtAATGTTCAAAATtaactatattatatttatatatattaacataatacTATTACATAATATGCTTATAGAAAAAGATCGAAAATATCGCAAATATGTAAGTAAATACATACTCATATATGTATCGtagtatgcatatatttattttaattactcataatgataatatcgatttttacttatatataatacatttttagaTGTCTACAATTAtgcaaaaggaaaaaaaaggattcgTAGATATTACGTGTTCATATGTAATTAAACTTTATACATTCaaataatacttaaaaattataaataataaaaaaaatatatgtagtttaattatttatacatttttaatataatatacatttagtTTGTTTTATCAAAATTGAATCAACATCACATTCaagcaaaataatataataataaatgaatttatattatttacttataaGTTATGTAATTCCTATCATTCAAagcaattataaataaatgatgattaaaagaaatattttttattacatattaataacttcatatttatataataaaaaaaaaaaacgaaaattatattaaaaatgcttCTATAGTAATTGTGCTTTAAAAATCATTTCCGATAAAGCTAAtattatagaataaataaagtttattcgttcataaaaaagaaaatatatatatatatcaatgcaataaaatacattcattttgtttcattaaatagaaaacagcatacatttattcttaaattaaactaataatacattatcttaataacatgaaaaaaataataattttagacTAGAATGAATGAAAAGAAAcaattatcataaaaaaatataattatcacgcatcaataaaaataaatgaattatagtattatacattcattttaatatatatatttttcgtgAAGAATCtatttaaatacaaaaatacatatgtgAGAACATAATATTTAACCAAGAAGAAACAatactttattataaaaatttagaaatatgaaaacattaaaattcacagaaaaaaagaatcttTTTTAGTGTTCTTTTACAGAAGACTAGtgttacttatatatatttataaaatataagcagCTATGCttataataagtatatatacaaataaagattttttatacaataaCACTTATTAAAGATATCTACAAAGAACAAATTACTTTCCTTATTATatagtttttctttttctaaaattaatcttttcaaatttttttacttttttgtgGCAGAAAGCAACTCCTAATATAAGTATGACACCTAACATAAAGAAAGGTAagacatatattataaaatgaaagaaatgaCCAAATGAATTCTTCGAAGAATCAAACGTAGtttgaataatattaaatatcgATTTCGACATTCATCAAAATAATCCTTAAAATATGATGACAACGATTCTAAATCTTCATTTGACActaaaaattgcaaaaaccCCTTACCTCCTGAAAAACTCAAGGACATATCTACTATGAGTGCTGTTAATAACAACAAGAACATCAATAAAGATAATGCAATTTGTAaaccatattttttacatattatttttttgtaaagaCTATCACTTATTCTCCTGttacttttaataaaatttatataatcaacttctttgaatatttatttttctaaatgggaatatttttttgttacaaatttacaagatttatttttcatgcCATTTTTATGTCCTTTAACATTCTTAGGTAAAGCTTCATTTAATAATCGTTATTTCCCCTTGTCACATTTTTCACTGTAagatgtatattttttatcgtACTCACCATTATTTGGTAtgtcttcttttatttctaaaatatttgaattttcatcctgtttatatatttttagtaatCGATAAGTTCTTTTAtctaaatttttacaaaggCTGTGATATCTATCTATTGATTTATTAAACATACACTAACAAAATAAggtatatattcatgtattaaaaatttatataatatatattaataataaaaaagagttactaaaaataaaacaataaaaatcataataatactacatttaatattatcataccaCATCATAGTTAAAATGGTATATCcagtataaaaaaataaacaaagtaatttttgtaaaaaagagcaatttattttttagttccATCATATAgactttttatattataatatatataattaggaaaaaattaaaaacgatataatattcttttaataataaaggacaccatttttatttttttaattgttcataaaaacttcataatatatatagtagtaTAGTACTTTTTACACaattgaaaatgaaaaataactttaaaaatatattattaaaattttacttaatattatatgtaaaaaaaaaaaattaattagaatatatattttgaatactttcatgaatattaaaaatgtattattaaattatttaataaaatacagtaattatacaaaatttctattaatcctttttaaaataaaataataaaaaaaagtatatatgttttcataatactccaatatatttattatacttgaaatataatatatatataatgtagaTAATTCAATGCACTATATAGAAAGGGAAGAATTCTTAATTATGACGAAGGTTTCCATTTAACAATTCTAATTTCAGAAACATTATATTTAGGAAAAATCTtttattactaataaaattttaaatattatgacaatacaataatataaaatataatttaaaaagaaatattttatacaatattctgttttatagtaaattttaaaacttgTATATTATGTGGTctattgtatatttaaaaaaccaAGTTTATAAGATACTAGCTAAAGattgaagaaatatatatttaaaggcaaattaaaagaaatatattatttttgtaacataatttttgaaaattactatttttaattaaatttaatttatacaacTATCTTTAAAtgagaaatttttaaaatgttatcaCTTAGtttacattttgtttttcttaatgaaatacatatacttacaagaattattaatataattttataaaaaagaaaagaaaaagagagatttaaagaaaaattggaatataaatattgaatgtaattaaattaatttgaatatatgttaaataaaataaatttacaaataatctagattatataatatgtacataacaAATGATAAtgtataacaatataatatacttaaaCATTTACCTTggtaatttttctatttataattctaaaactaaaacattatttattatttattcttttaaaaataaatagtgtTAGGAACGAGTGTTACAGGTGAGAATAAAtcgataaaaatatagaaataatagtTTATTAAAAGCATTTTTAACAGCAAAGATACATTATTTTCCTACATTTCTGTTTCTCATTCAATGTAGAGACAAGAGGTacagttataaaaataatatataaaaacaaaagattATTGTAACaatctaaatatataactttatattattgtttctAAAAGCATATGCTTCCAAgggaataattaaaaaattaaaaaatagaaaaaaaatgttaagtttaaaatataattttaaattacaaaaacaaaaaaatataaatataaaaaaatgttcattattacatttctattgctataatatatatatacatatatttctaGTGACATTGTTTATGAAGTTTTTAATTTAGTTCCTTTTATGTTATTGCACAATTTAATAAAGTCATTGATGCGTTGTCAATTATCTTTTCcttctaaaatatatgttaattcatttaaaaaatttataataatccacttataatttatttaataaattatgtgtGATGAGTTCACAATGTAACAAAATGcttataaacatttatatataaataaacctTTCCATTTTTGGAAAcactcatttttttaaacatttttatgagatatcttttcaaaaaatataaagttacTTAcctaaataattaatatttttcctaaattaagaaattatatacaaatggTTTAATTtcctaataaaatatttaatattattcatattaattatacatactGCAAGACATTTGTGCTGTTTTATAAATAGATATCTAAATATAGTTCacaaaatttacatatttttccatctttatatttaatatattatattattaatatttattgaatacaaataaaataaatgtgaagtaatattataattcaattttcaaaatattattttcataattatataatctataaattaccatatataacaaaaaataaattattcattttaatatttaatttctaATGAAAGTAATATATTGCTCACCTGATTAAATTTATGATTTATTTAGGGAaacctatatatttttttcttctacaaagaaaaattgttttacaattatgcataagaattatatattttactatatctAAAAGGTTCCAATATTTAACATAAATCAAAAAGTCTTCTTATCTCTTCTGAAGTATATAGTtgattatataatacatatatatatataaatgtgttGTACAAAATTCCACTGAATACtgtaaatattgtaaaagtgtaaaaataattattctaaTCTCAATAATCATGTGACATTATTCAGAAGTAAATCGTTCTTAAATTTCTTCAATAATGtacatgaatataaaaaatatcacTAATTTCCATTCCCTTCAATGTCGAcatttgtataattatacTCACCAGAAAAAACtcttttttatgttactCTCTTCgaatttatatgttaatttcCAACAATTAAATCAGGATTTATTGCAatgtttttcatatattttcccTCTTCTAATAATATAAGTTATTCTACattaaaaagagaatattCTTGTACAACCCACGTAATATACTACTATAACAAATTGCAGTTGTGTAACAATTCTACAGGAAtacatgtaatatttttattattactttacTCCATTATGAGAGtgctgttttttttaataagaaaaattaaaggtatgttgaaatatttagtagatcaaaaaaaaaaaaaccaaaaaaGTTTCTGAAAGTGATCAGATATATTCTAGTTGCtccaattaaaatatatcatatcatgctgaacaaaaatataatttataattattcattaatagatatttttgttcttattaaataaagttttatataagttaaaaaattgtatttttaaaaataccaaaaaaaaaaggtatcgtaaaaaattttcttaatgataatattttatatgtaatagtATATAAGCGAATATGATcttaaaaaaactaaaaaaagtTCAATTATAATGATCaatatatgaacaagttcaacaatatatagaaaaatatataaactaaatttaaagatatacattttatgaaaaataagttATTGAGACggacaaaatataaaaagtgaTAACTTTAATTGGATAACTAATAGTTATGTAACTAAACAACAACGATGTAATTTACATGCATAAAATTTGTAATAAACAATCCATccatgtaatatatatagctgtatatataaaaaaaaagacaatttaataatttaataagaGTAGTGTTAACAAAAGTAGtaatccatatatatatttatatttaaattaactaAATATTCGTAATAGTTAGAATAGCTGTACATCAATGTAGGATTAttatatggaaaatatttttgatacTCGGATAACAATATCGCTAtgtatgtaataaattatagtATTCAAGTTTTGAAAGGTCCATTCTATTGCTGAATTTGATATTAAGTAAATTACATATTGAACGAAAATATGTTATCCATTTCtattaaaagatattaattaaaatataacagtgatatcatatatataaaaatgttccatgtataatattatgtttctgcttatttatatgtataactaaaaatatgtaagaaatattaaatatacttataataaaatgaacttTTATCTAATatacttcatatatattattctttaataCTGATACTAATATCACAATATATCTAAAAATCTAAACTCTAGTATgaaatgatataaaagatatattaaaatgcccatatacatttttgtaatcatatataatacagtTATTCAATTGTGCATTTTGTCATATCAAGTAAGAAAAAACGATAATATGTTACTTCAAGTaactaaataatattaaataagaataattttatgtatactGTGTGATGTAAGCTGTgctatgtatgtatacttCAATTCTCTTATTCAGTttgatatttaaaatatatattagcaacttaactattttaatttcaaatattattttttaaataaataaatgaattactcatgttactataaaaaaagtattcaGTAATTTATGGGAACTTTAATAAATACTGCAttacttttaattaaatgcaatatattatcatcaatataatacaataattttaatcatattcaaaaacaaaataatgaaaaatacatcatcaaagataaaaaaaattatcatataattacgaaatagaaaaaaaaaaagaaaaaaattataaatattgttatataaatatctgaaaaataattttattcttttttttcattatactttcatatatttcaGAAATTCATATTTCTCTTTCTATCGCGATATATTCCCCCATTactaaaaaatcaaaatatattattttttctatatatataatatatttaagtataacagttttttagtttataatattttaaaacaccaaaaactatttttatatttattccaGTACAAATAGTTATtgggaaaaatattttaaaataaaatgggaTACTACGTAagagattaaaaaaaaaaaaattgtgtaaaacaaaattaacaaactaataataaataaaaccattatttccttaaaaaaatagattaataaaacataactatatagtaaattaaacatttatttcCAGTAAATGTGtacaaattttcattaacaattaatatatatatatacatatatttatcctCGCTCACTATTTTCTACCACATATGTACTTGGTTCAAATGAAGCATTAATAttacatgtaatatatttatattctaatAGAACAAGCTTTGCtgatattaatttaaaaattttctgtaatttcatttacaaatttatatcttaaaaatcattataaaataatacttgaacgtttttatttttcatgctaaataaatatttattgacAGTGTAACGCCGATATTTCATGTAATTAGAAAATTCGAAgaaaaaccaaaaaataaattacatatttttaaactgTTTGTCAGAATATATCTATGAATAATTACAaggaaattattatatggcttcaatattttttatattaattaatgtaGTGTATTACTCAATTAACAAcgaattataatattattaatattttttgaaaattacaatttatactactttttttttaattatataatttaattaattttgctAAAAGTATAAcctaaaaatttttcttattttcattaagtattcaaatttatttgaattcattattataactaaaaatatgtttaagttttccaaaaataaaattaatatccaaaagtaataataggtatatatagacatataaatatataataaattatacaatttaaaaaCTAATCAAtggtataatatataccacaaataattaacttttacttaatttatgtatatatgatattaatTGTCTTAAGAACATTTTAGTTTTATGTACTTTCCATAACGATACCAATATTTTAGCATAATttctatattaataattctcACATATAGCTACAacatagaaaatataaaaaactaaaaactaaataattataatattataattgtttatacaaaaaataaataacgaaatataacaaaagaGAAACGTACTACAAATACTAGTAATGATTCTTATAtagattatatattttcaaaaaacaaaggataaaaaagttttaataatattaatataagaacttttatgcatatatttgtccgaactaataaaaaaagtaaaaaataaaaaaaggggcattacatttattaacgATAATATTACACAATAACTCTTATGTTACTTATTAGTTTTACTTATATGCAATTTCATGTTGTTATGTAGTTgacttttaaattatatacgaaatataaatttagcATATGAATATACGCATGACAGTGGTttattatcaaaatattaatatatatctcaagttttaatatatttatttaaggtaaaaaaatataataaatacataaaataaatagtaatatatttactcaTTTTATAGTTCACACATAAAGTTTTTTGTACTTAATAACTATATAATATCtattaatttgtatatattcatttaaaattaaaatactgaaaaacaagaaattataaatttgtatttttcattcAGATGTTTAATTGTAACCGCTATCGAAATAGTGTAGAACCATTATAGGAGGagtaaatattattgtttttaaatattacttaatttatacattaaCTGTTTATTTCTTGCAAAAAAAGTGAATtactattaaaataaaaattaattcctgaaatatttataataatttttttcaaactaGAACTACAGTGGGCTAGCATTTGATGCGGGACAATATATGACCAAAATAGAATTTATAAAgattaaagaatatattttgcCTAAAATTAACTCCTTAAATACAGAGACAGAAAAATACACCTTTAGCAGAGAATGTTTAAAATT contains the following coding sequences:
- a CDS encoding fam-m protein; this translates as MKQKINSLLLIKIVAFILLTWIYCVNKDMNTYNKSINQCYKLGRKLDTRNYRLLAKCKKNKNSNMVWLKEDIPNIVEYEKNDMSNNEKWAKGRKGQSDRSILNKAQYFIEVVDYNNGMFDGKHFHFEKKWIKKKDFDNFIEKNKRIRDIALKKIKFRNYGYGVVIFFLFLLVGIGLPLLQGKGWVIYNGKTALSGFDWVKGIASKLGGAQHYFFLISFSVLIIILAIIIIRVIPKILRNNEKYKRIKYMSDMYE
- a CDS encoding fam-l protein, producing MELKNKLLFFTKITLFIFLYWIYHFNYDVCMFNKSIDRYHSLCKNLDKRTYRLLKIYKQDENSNILEIKEDIPNNALIVDMSLSFSGGKGFLQFLVSNEDLESLSSYFKDYFDECRNRYLILFKLRVILILGVAFCHKKVKKFEKINFRKRKTI